In Vicinamibacterales bacterium, the genomic window CCTTGATCGACGTTGAACATCGCTGACGCTGGCCACGGTTAGCCCGCTTGTCTCGCCTGGAACGGCACCACGGTTGCGCCTTTGGTCGCCTTCAGGATGTGTTGCAACTGTCGGCCCCATGCGGTCAGCGCCTTGCGCTTCTCAGCGTCATAAGAGTGGCGGTCGTAGACAGCCGTGACGCCTTGCTCGACGTGGTTGAGCACTTTCGAGAGGACGAGGCGTGGTGTACCGGTGCTGGTCATTCGGCTTGCGGCAGTGCGCCGCAGGTCGTGCGGGCGGAAGTCAACGCCGCATGATTCCCGGATTCGCTTCGTGGCCTTTCTGGTCCAGGCCAGCGACTTTCCCTCGTGCCAGCGGGACGGGAAGACCCACTCGCTCGGCTCCTTCGCATCCAGGTGCTTCTTTGCGCGTCCTTCGTTGATTTCGGGCAGTCGCTCTGCCTGCCAATCCCTCAAGTCCTTCAGGATCGTCACGGCTTGAGGATTCAGCGGCACGCGGTGAGATAGCCCGTTCTTGGCGCGTTCAGCAGGGATGGTCCACCAACCCGCGTCGAGATCGACATCTGCCCAGCGCATGCTCAACACTTCGCCTCCCCGCTGGGCGGTCAGGAATCGGAGCTTGAATAACGCTCGGACGGAAGGCTCCTCGGCGTCGAACGCCGTCCACACCTGGCGTATTTCTTCGTCGTTCAGCACGCGCTCACGAGGGCGTTCCTTCCCGCCCGGAGGCTTCACCTGGTGGCACGGGTTGTGTTCAAGCCACTCGCGCTCGATGGCGAAGTTGAACATCTTGCGGATCAACGCCAGCACGCGGTTGGCGTGGACGTGCGCACCTCGGTCGTATACGGCCTCGACGACGGCGCGGACGTGGCTCCGGGTGATTTCGGATGGCGCGGAGTGCTTCCACCCTGGCAGCAGGTCGCGGTCGATGATCCGCTGGTCTTCCTTCCACGTCTTCTTCTTCGGGATCGCATGCCGCTTCATGTACTCGTCGCACAGGTCGGCGAAGGTCTTGGCGTGGTCGTTGGCGTATTTCTCTGCCGCTGGATCACGACCATCGGCGATGGCTATACGTGCCTGCTCCGCACGCGCATTGGCTTCAGCGAGCTTCATTTCCGGGTACGAACCGAACGTGATTCGGTGTGTCCGAAGGCGGAAGCGATACTGGTAGACCCACGACTTCTGGCCGGACCACGAAACGCGCAGTCCGAACCTCTTGCAGCCCTTCTTCCAGTAATCAACCTTGGCCGGGCGCGGTGGAATGGGAAGGTGCTTCAGGGTGAGGTCAATGAACTCGATGATCGGCATGAATCGACTCCCTTCTGTCGGGAAGAGCGCGGGGAGAGCGTTTCAAAGGAACTGGGCGAACAATCTAGCGACATGATAACACGACAAATGTCGTGTTATCTATATGTCTTTGAAGGACTTACGTGTGTCTTTGCGTTCCAGGCGGTTTCAGGCGGTAGTGTCAAAAATATGACTCTTAATCTGCGGGTTCACGGTTCGATTCCGTGGCGGCTCACCATTTAACTCATTCCATGACAGGCACTTACAGGATCGGCTAATTTCTGCCGATCGGCCGTTTTGTCTCCGGGGTAACACCGGGGTAACAGAACGACGAAACTCGCGGGGCTGGCCGTGAGCCTCCGGTGGAGGGGCTCGGAGACATCGGCACTCCGTAACAACCTCCAGAATTCGTTCCGGGGCTACCACCGATCACGGTGGAAGTCCGCCGTCATCATGCGCGGCGCCATCTTCTCGCCGTCGAGCAGCCGGGCCACAAACCGGAGACGCTCATCCATGACGTGACACTCGTTCCACGGCATGCCCCCTCCCTTGCGAAAAGGGCCAAAGTGTCACCCTTGTCTCCGGAATGAACTGTTACCTTTCTCTCAGGTAGCTCAAACAACTCACTGAACCGTACCGAGTTCGTCGGAGAGCCCGTTCGTCGAGAGGATGGACTCTGTGGCACGACCGAGTCGGTACTCCCCCGAGGTGCGAGGGCGCGCGGTACGGTCGGTCCGGGAGCATGCCCGGAGCATCCGTCGCAGGGGGCGGCGATCCGGTCCGTGGCCGAGAAGTTGGGCTGTCGAGACGAGACGCTGCGCCGGTGGGTCCGCCAGGCCGAGCGGAATGCGGGCGAGCGAGATCTTGCGCAACGCGTCGGCGTATTCTGCCCAGGCGGAGCTCGACCGCCGCGCGAAATGATGGTCGCGTTCATCGACGACCATCGGGGCCACGACGGGGTCGAGCCGATCTCCGCGGTGCTGCCGATCGCCCCCTCGACGTACTTTCGTCATCACGCGCCGGCAGGCCGACCCGGCGCGCCGGTCGGCCCGAGCCCAGCGCGATGACGCACTGCGCGGCGCGATTCAGCGGGTCTGGAACGCGCACTATCAGGTGTACGGGCCGCGGAAGGTCTGGAAGCCATGGCGACGGGAGGGCAGATGCTCGGACCGACGGTCCGGATCCCGCTCGTCGTCGTCGCGGACGCGCCGGTGAGACGGCTGCACGAAATCAGAGCAGGGAGGCCCGCAACGAGGAACTGATCCCGGCGAGCCCCGCCTCCAACTCCGGCACCGTGGGCCAACCGAACCCTAGCCGAAAGTGCCTTCGGGATTGCTCGAACCAATGGCCGGGGCCGACGTAAGTCCCGAAGTCGTCGCTCAGGACCCGGTAGAACGTGTCCAGGTCGACCGGTGCGTTCGGGCTGATCCGTGGAAAACACACGGCGCCGCCCCTGGGTGGCACCCATTCGAGCAACTCCTCCCGTGCCATCCACGCGCGCGTGATGCCGAACGCCTCGGCGATTCGCCGGGAAATCTCGGGCAACCAGGCGCCGCGCTGCCTGAGCACCTCGAACGCGATGGCCTCGTCGACCACGCTGCCGCAAATCCCGATCTGCTCCTTTGCCGCGAGGAACGTCTCCATGAGATGCGGGTCGCGGCAGAGGAGCCAGCCGGCCCGGATTCCGGGAACGCCGTACGTCTTCGACAGGGACGACACGCTGATCGCCCGGGTGCTGAGCGTGGCGGCACACGGCAACGGACCGTCGAACGTCATCTCCCGATAGGTCTCGTCCACGAGGAGCCGGCAGTCCGCCGCATCGACCATGTCGACGAGGCGGCGAAGATCCCGTTCGGGCATGACTTGCCCGGTTGGATTGTGCGGCACCGTCACGCTCACGTACCGGGTGCGCGGAGTCAGCGAGGCGCGGATGGCATCGAGGGGAACGGCGTACTCTTCGTCGAACGAGAGGTCGAGGTAGCTGATGTCGGCCTCGATCGCTCGCGGGGTGAAGATGTTGGTCGCGTAGTTGGGACGCACGACGACGACGTGGTCCCCTTTCTCGAGCAAGGTCGTGGCGATGATGAACAA contains:
- a CDS encoding tyrosine-type recombinase/integrase, encoding MPIIEFIDLTLKHLPIPPRPAKVDYWKKGCKRFGLRVSWSGQKSWVYQYRFRLRTHRITFGSYPEMKLAEANARAEQARIAIADGRDPAAEKYANDHAKTFADLCDEYMKRHAIPKKKTWKEDQRIIDRDLLPGWKHSAPSEITRSHVRAVVEAVYDRGAHVHANRVLALIRKMFNFAIEREWLEHNPCHQVKPPGGKERPRERVLNDEEIRQVWTAFDAEEPSVRALFKLRFLTAQRGGEVLSMRWADVDLDAGWWTIPAERAKNGLSHRVPLNPQAVTILKDLRDWQAERLPEINEGRAKKHLDAKEPSEWVFPSRWHEGKSLAWTRKATKRIRESCGVDFRPHDLRRTAASRMTSTGTPRLVLSKVLNHVEQGVTAVYDRHSYDAEKRKALTAWGRQLQHILKATKGATVVPFQARQAG
- a CDS encoding pyridoxal phosphate-dependent aminotransferase; this translates as MKYVRMPIEVESPEERGYLSIRYNLAESSVRDRSLGDLRVALDDLVLLYGEHRGHRGLVDLIAETSGVAADAVLVTGGAAQALFIIATTLLEKGDHVVVVRPNYATNIFTPRAIEADISYLDLSFDEEYAVPLDAIRASLTPRTRYVSVTVPHNPTGQVMPERDLRRLVDMVDAADCRLLVDETYREMTFDGPLPCAATLSTRAISVSSLSKTYGVPGIRAGWLLCRDPHLMETFLAAKEQIGICGSVVDEAIAFEVLRQRGAWLPEISRRIAEAFGITRAWMAREELLEWVPPRGGAVCFPRISPNAPVDLDTFYRVLSDDFGTYVGPGHWFEQSRRHFRLGFGWPTVPELEAGLAGISSSLRASLL